The Flavobacterium commune genome contains the following window.
TGTTTGATAAATTGTTCCGCCAATTACCAAATTATTCAAAACAACAGTCCCTTTAGGCACAGCACAACTGGGATGTGTAGTAATAGCAACTGTTGGTTTTTCAGCTCTGTCAAAAGTAATAGCCGCATTGACAACACTTATACAATCTACCGATTTAAGTTCAGTTATTGTAATTGTACTTGAACCCGCAGTAGGCAAACCGACAACATCAATAATCCCCGTCCCTGCCGCTTCAACCACCATAGTAGCAGTAAGCCCTATAGCCGAAGGAGCACTTCTATTATAAGTTACTGTATAAGTTCCTATAGGTAAATTTCCCGTCAATTGTATAGTCGATGTCTGAACACAAGCAGCATCAGCAGTAAGATTTGAAATACTATAAGTAGGACAGGTATAATCAACTTTGATTTGGCCGTTTCCTCCGTTTCCTCCATTGCTAACATCAGAGCTACTACCTCCTAGAACACCATTCAATAATCCGTCAACTAACCCACCACCTGTTGCACCACCGCCACCACCGCCTGGAGAACCACCTGGAGAACCTGCAACATTTGGAGAAGCAACCAAACTTAACAATAATTGTTTTTCACTACCATTACCTCCTGCAGCTCCGCCAGCTACAGCCGTTCCTCCTGTTAAACCAGAAGCATTATTACCATTAAGAACTGTTCCTGCACTTCCTCCACCGCCACCACTTCTATTAAGCCCTATTTGTAAATTAAATGGATTAAGATTAATTGCAACTAAATAAGCCGAACTACCATTTCCCCCATTTTTAAAACCTCCTAAGCCGCCATTCCCTCCAGCACCTGCTCGAACCAATAAAGTTCCTCCACCTCCACCTTGTCCTCCATTAGCTGTAATAGAAGAAAAAATAGTTTGCCCTCCAGCCAAACCATCAAGTGTAGTACTGCCGTAACTTCCACCCAAACCACCTTGTCCAACAGTATAAGAAATTCTAACATTTGTTGGAATTGAAGTAACCACAACATTTCCTTGGTTATAAGCCCCGCCACCGCCACCACCGCCAGCCGATCCAAGACTAACAAGCGTTAATAATTCATTAGAACCGCCACCGCCACCGCCAGCTCCCCAACATTGAACAGACAAACTAGTAACACCGGCAGGAACTTCTAATTCACCTGATGTAGTAAATGTTTTTGTAGTTTGACTATAAGCCGACATAAAAATAGAAAAATAGCTTACCAACAAAAAGCAGAGTACTTTAATTATTCTTATTGATATTGCTAAAGAAAAGTAATAATTATTCATAGCCCCATTTTAAAAATTAAACAGCTGCCCGATATGACAATACCGAGTAAACAATAATTTTTTAGGGGGTCTAAAAATCGAAATAAAAGTATTAAAAAAAATCGTTTAAAAGAAGTATTTTACTGTCAAAATACATTTTTTAACAATTAAACAAAGTGAAGAACTACATTTATAAAACTTTCAAATCCGTAAGAAAACTAATCCACAAGCTTTTAAACTCTGCAGAGTCTTGAAAACATTAGAAAACAATAAAAAAATCCCGACTGTTTTTAGCAATCGGGATTGTCATATAAGAAATTAAGAAAATTACCTTAATAAATTATTTTTGTTGAAGTTGTTTTACCATTTTCAAGAACCAAACTTACTAAAAGAACTTGTTGACCAGACAGTAAATTTTGTATAACAAAATCGTTGGCAGAAACATTGTCTTTTTGATAAATTATTTTTCCTGAAATATCATAAACAGTGATTTTTGAAATTAAATCTTCTGATGAGCTCACCGTAATTTGGTTTTCTTGTACCGAAACCGCTACTGCTCCATCAACAATCGGAGTTTCAACTACTGGCTCAACAGCATTTTTATCTACATAACGCAATACAAAACGATTTTTAAAAACACCTTTTTCAGTATTAAAAGTATAAGCTCCTTGTTTAAGATTATGCAGTATTTTTAAATCTTTATCCTCTAAGAAGATATTCTGTGAAGATAATAATCCATCGGTATGATCGATACTAATTTGAAATTCACCTACAATTGTCGATTTATACCCTAAAGCTACACTATCTTGTTTAACAAAAGGCAAAGGACGTCCTTGGATAGTTAAATTCACATTATTATTAACGCTGTAAAAATCAACAAATTGATTTCCATCATAACTCATACCGTCAAAACCACGATCGTAATCATTAGTTGCTCCGGTAATATAACCAATTAAGGTTTGTTTAAAAGCACCTTCTTTGTTAGTTAAATTTAACCAAATACGGCTTTTTTCTGCTGTTGTAGTCTTCGAAGTTGCTTTAGATGTGGTACTAAATTTATAAAACTGTGAATTATCATAATTAGGCTGTCCTTCTGTATATCTCATGGCATTATTAAATACTACAGTTCCTCCAGAAGCAGTTGCCGGAGCAAAAAATCCCTGACCTGCAGCAATTTTTCCGGAAGCAAGATTAACGCCGCCTGTTTTATTATAAGTAACATAATCATTTGTAGTATAATTATAAATTGCATTCCCTGCAATATCTTTACTCGGTGATGTATTATGAGTCCAGAAGTAAAGTGTTCCTTCTAATGAAGTTGAATTTGCGGCTATAAACTTATCGGCATCAATTGCTGAAGGATAAGGATTTCCTAAAAGATGTACTTTATTACCTGCTAAAGAAGCTAAAGTAACCACACCGTTATTAGGCTCTCCAATAAATACCGGATTAGTATCAATTGCAGGTACAGTAATACTAAATGTTTGAGGTGCTCTAATAATATAACCATTCCCTTTAAGCATTGTAGCTGCTCCATTGTATGAAATTACCCAACCTGTATTTGGATTATAGCTATAGTATTTGTCATAAAGTGTGTTTGGAGACAAGGCTTTCAAGGTTTGTCCAACAACCGGCGAAGACCAATAGGTAAAATCATAACGCTTTACATAATCAGTATGGCGATGGTAACGGATATTTCCAGAGTTTACTGCATTATCGTTAATTTGAACTAAGCTGGCATTGTTTTCAAAAGTTAATGTTGCATTGGGTTGTACTTCAACTCCATTTTCAATTTTTAAAGTACGTCCTGATTTTATGGTTACAGCTGTTGATCCTGTAACCTGACAAGAACAACCCTCAATATCAACATCGTTTACATTGGTATAGTCCGAAGCAAAAACTAATCTTTGATTAATCGTTGGAGTTCCATTAGACCAAGAACCAGTAGGCAGAGAAGCAGTTGACCAGGTATTTGTAGTTGGAGCAATAATAATAACACTAACTGTTGCTGAAGTACAACCTCCATTAGTAACTGCAAAATAATAAGTACCTGGAACAAGTCCAGTTATTGTTTGTAGTCCTCCGCCAGTAATCTCAATATTATCATCACGCTCTCCAGTTTGAACAATAGTTCCTGAATTCGGCAAACCATTTAATTGTACACTTCCTGTTGGTACTTTACAGCTAGGATTAGTCGGCGTTCCTGCTGTTGGAGTGGAAACAGAGGTCACAGTTATCGTTGCTATTGTAGAATTTACTATTGTACAAGAGCCACTTTGTACGACAGCTCTATATGATATTGTAGCATTTAAATTAGTTGCTGTTAATATTGTAGTTGTATTAGCAATTGTAGTTCCTGCTGTTGCAAAATTATCTAATGATGATTCCCATCTTACAACATTACCAGTATGTCCTGATAATGTTAAAGTAGTACTATTAGTTCCTGAACAAACTGCTGTACTACCTGAAACCGTGCCCCCAACTGAAACCGGATTTACAGTTACTGTCCAAACATTAGAAGAACTTGTATAAGTATTACAAGTAACGTCTTTTACCTGACGACGATAATAAGTTGTCTGAGTTAATGTCTGAGTTGGTGTATAGGTAGCTGTATTGCTAACTACAGTAGTTACATTATTTGCAAAAGTACTACTAGGGCTATATTGCCATTGGTAAGTATAATTTCCATCTCCACCACTAACTGCTGTTGTACTGCCTATAGTGGTTGATGGTACTGTGTTACTACATATCGTTTCGCCTGTAGTTGCAATAGCTCCTGCATTAAGAACCGGATTAACTGTTACAGTTGTCGAAGCACATGATGTAGTATTACAACTTCCTTCGTATCTAACATAATATGTTGTAGTTGCAGTTGGCGATACTGTTACACTATTTCCTGAGCCTACTAATGTGCCTCCGCATGAACCCGAATACCATTTCGCTACTGCTCCGGTACCCGCTGTTCCTCCACCTAAAGTAAGTGTAGTAGAACTACCATTACAAATAGTAGTTGTTCCATTTATACTTGTTGGTGTAACTGAAACTGAACTAATAATAGCTGTAACATCTAATCGAGTAGCACTTTCACAACTATTTAAAGTTTGAGACGCATAATAATGCGTTCCATTTGTTAAAACTGTTGTTGATGCTAAAGCAGAACCACCCGTGGATGCAGAATACCACTTTATTCCAGAACCAGTAGCTGACAAATTTGAAACCGTAGCTCCTGAACAAAATGACTGAGTAGCAGTTCCTGTTGGTGCAGCAGTATTGGTTACTGTAACGGCTACAGCCTTTCTAGCAGTAATACGTGTACCAGTAACAGCTTCAACATAAAAAGTTGTGGTTGAAGATATTGAAGGCGTTATAAGTGAACTTGTTGAATAAGGACTTACAGAAGAAGTTACGCTAGATAATGAAACCCCTCCAGTTGAAGAAGAATATAAATTATATGTGGTTGATTCTGTAGGGGTTGGTTTTACAGAAGCAGATATTGTTGAGGTTCCAGAATTACAAACTGAAGTCGCAGTAACTGCATCCAATATATTATAACCTCCGTTTGCCATAATGTCATCAAAATGAGTTGCTTGCCCATTACCAGTGCAATAAGCATAAGGTGTACTTCCTATACTAATTTGAATATTTGCTGTACATGTTCCATCTCCAGGAGTTGGTAATCCACCTGTACTCACTTGCATCGAAACATTAGCTGGTAAATTTAATGTAACCTTATTATCAAAATTTATTTGCGCATAAGGTGTTAGTCCCGGTGTAACTACCAATAATGGAGTATTAATACTAAAAGTAGATCCTGAACTTCCTGCACTTAAGTTTAAAGTTCCATTAATTGTTAATGAACCTATAGAAGAAGTTGACAAACTTGAAGTTCCCATAGTAATAGCATGTCCCGCCTGAATTAAAACAGCTCCAGTAGTTGGTTTTGCAGGACTTGAAATCTGACCTGGATAACCTTGAGTGGTTGTTGGAGTAACCCAAGCAGAACCATTATAATATTCCCAACTCGCAAGAGTTATCCAGTTTCCAGTTCCAGCAGAACGATAATCCCCTGTTGTCTGTGAAAAACCTTCAAACGAAAAAAGCAGAACAATTAAAAATATAAAAAAAGATTTCTTAGGTAAAATTAGTTTCATGAAAAATATTTATTTGGGGCGGGCAAGCCTTTAAAACTTTAATTTTCAATTCATAAAAATGAATTACAGGGCAAGATTAAATGTAATTTCTTGTTCCAAAAACTAAAAACGTTTATGTACTTGTTTTCTCGTTGAAGTGCACATTTTACACTTGCAAAACCCTTGTAAACAAAGGATTCAGAAGATAATTAACTTTGTTTATTTACAATGTTTGACATCCTAATTTGTATAAAAAAATCCCGACTACTTGCGCAATCGGGATAAAGAATAACAATACTGTTTTTGATAAAAATCAATATACAATTTTTGTTGCTATGGTATCTCCGTTTTCTAAAACTACATTAACCAGCATCACCTGAGGTGCTAAATTCAAATTTTGGATTAAAAAAGTATTAACTAAGACTTCCTCTTTTTGGTAAATTATTGCTCCACTAACATCATAAATACTGATTTTAGCAATCAATTTTTTAGGCGAACTTACATTTATCACATTATTCAATACCGAAACAACTACTTCTCCAGTCGAAACTGTTTCTTTTGTAATTCCTTTTTTAGACACATTATCATCAATATAACGCATTATAAAACGATTATTAAATACTCCTTTTTCAGTACTAAAAGTGTAAGCCCCTTTTTTAAGATTATGAACTACTTTTAAATCTTTATCTTCCAAAAAGACATTCTGTGAAGTTAATATTCCATCAGTATGATCGATATTAATTTGGAAATCACCCTTAATTGTAGATTTATAACCCAAAGGCACACTGTCTTGTTGTACAAAAGGCAATGCACGTGCCTGAATAGCTAAATTTACTGCATTGTTTACACTATAAAAATCAACAAATGGATTACCGTCATAACTCATTCCATCAAAACCGGTATCGTAATTATTGGTAGCTCCTGCTATATATCCAACAAGTGTTTGTTTAAAAACACCTTCATTATTGGTTAAATTCAGCCAAATACGATTTTTATCTGTAATAGCATTAGTTGTAGCTGTTTTAGAAGTAGTACTTAATTTAAAAAACTGTGAATTATTTGTTCCCGAAACTCCGCCGGAAATTCGCATACCATTGTTAAAAATCAACGTTCCACCAGTAGCACTTGATGGAGCAAAAAAACCTTGACTTGCTGCAATTTTACCTGTTGGTACAACTCCTCCTGTATTGGCAGCTTTGGCGGTAGAAACACGAGTTCCAACTCCACCCGTTCTGTTGTAAGTTGCATAATCATTAGCACTGTAATTATAAGCTTGAGACCCGGGAGCAACATTAGAGGGTGGCGTATTATGTGTCCAAAAATAAAGGGTTCCTTCTAAAACATTCATATTAGCATCTAAAAAAGCATCTGCGTCAATAGCCGATGGATAAGGATTTCCAAAAAGATACGTTTTATTTGCTAACAAGGATAAATTAAATACACCATTATTGGGAACACCTACAAAAACTGGTGCATAATCAATTGTAGCAGCAGTAATACTGAAATTTTGCGGAGCACGAACAAGGTATCCGTTCCCCGGATCCATTATTTTAGTTCCGTTATAATAAATCACCCAACCCGTATCAGGATTGTAACCATAATACTTGTCATATAAAGTATTAGGTGATAAATTTTTCAGGGTTTGCCCTGCAACCGGCGAAGACCAATAGGTAAAATCGTACCTTCTTACAGGGGTGGTATAACGCTTATAATTAATATTTCCGGTATTTACAGCAGTATCATTAAGCTGAACCAAACTGGCATTATTTTCGAAAGTAAGTGTACCACTAACAACATTAACCGCATTAGTAACCTTTAAAGTATGCGTTCCATTGATAATTACATTTGCACCATTGGTAATTTGGCAAGAACAAGCTTCTATATCAGCTATCGAATTAAAATCATCTTCAAAAATAACATCTCTACTACCATCAGGATTCCCATTTAACCAAGTTGTACCATTCCAAGTAGATGTTTCACTTATTATTTGACAATTAGTAGTTGATGATATACAACCCGCCACATTTTTTATAATTACATTATAAGAACCTACAGCTAAACCTGATTTTACATTGCTAGTTTGATAAGTTACTCCATTATCAAAACTATATTCATCGGTTGCGCTTTGCACGGTTACTGTAATGGTTCCTGTATTTATTGAGCATGTTGGCTGAGTAATAGAAGTTACCGGAGTTGTTAATTGTGGTAAAAAAGTAATTTTACGTGTTCTGGTGTAACTTGCTACATTACAATCGGTTCCTGAGGACTGAAAAGTAATATAAACTCGATATTCAGCCGACTCTGCAGGAGTTCCTCCAGTAATAGATAAAGTAGCAGAAGTGGCTCCTGAATAAGCTCCACCATTGATAACATCATCCCAAACTCCTGAAGTCACGGATTTTTTCCACTGATAAGAAACCACATTGGCAGGATAGGAAGTGGTAACTGTATAAGAATAATTTGTTCCAAAACACTGGATTACATTGGTGCCAGTTGAAACATTAGTAATCTCATTTACTGTAAGTGTTGCTACATTAGAAGTCACACTACAATTTCCATTAGAGACAATTACCTGAAATTGTGTTCCATTGGGATGCTGTGTACTTCCTGCATTTAGTATTCGAATTTCATTTGTTGAGGAATTCTCAATATAATTTTCAACGTCTACGATAGTCACAAAGCTAGCATCTAATGGTCTCTTTCGCTGCCAAGTATAAGTCAATCCTGAACCCGAAGCAATTACTTTGAATTTTACCGAAGCACCTTCGCAATCTAATTGATTAACAGGCTGAGTTGTGATAATCGGGAAAGCATTTACCGTTATTGTACCAGTAGCACTCACATTGCCACATCCACCTGATAATGGAATACTATAATTAAAAGTTCCTGATTGAGTGGGTGTTCCACTTATTGTAATTGTATTAGAAGACCATAAAGCCGTTACTCCGGTAGGTAATCCTGTTGCTGTTCCTATCCCTGTTGCCCCAGTTGTTGTATGAGTAATATTTGTCATTAGTGTATTTACACAAAGATTAGGAGATGACGAGGCAGCCGTAACACTATTCAGACTTACAGTAAATGCTCCGGAAACAGCAGTCGTAAAAGCAATCCCACAGGAACTATTTATCACACAATAATAGTATGTTGTACCACTAACAGCACTTGAAGGAGTATAAACATTTGATACAGCTCCAGAAATTAAACTCCCCCCTGAATTAGAAGCGGTAGTATTGCTATACCACTGATAAGTCAAACCTGTTCCAAAAGCAGAAACAGAAATTGGTCCAAAACTCCCACCACACACAGTCTGTCCTGCAGTAGATTGAGTATAGGTAGAAGCTGAAACATAAACTGGAATAGGAGCTGAATATTTAGTTCCACAACCACTGGCGCTCGATGTATATTTTACTCTGTACCAAGTTGTAACCGTTAAAGCAGACGGTGTGTAACTACTTGAAGTTGCTCCTGAAATAGGAGTATAAGTTCCTCCTGCTGTTAAACTATATTGCCATTCATAAGTAGGAGAAGGCGCATTTGTAGAAAATGTCAAATTAGAGATGCTTCCCCCCGAACAAATAGTCTGGCTCTGAGGTAGTATTGTTGCAGTGTAAGCGGTATCTGGATTTGAAGTTCCACACCCAAGTGAAGTCCCTGAACAATTAGAAGCACAATTATTACTAGATCCATAGATTTGAGAGGAATTGCCTTGAGTAGTCATAGCTCCAGTGGTATAAAACTGACCCGTAGTTCCTGAAATATCAATATTCCCATTATCAGTTATATAATCTCCATACACTTGCAATAAACCGTTAACTGTAAAATTTCCAGTACTGTTGCTATTTACTATATTACCATATACAATTAAAGTTGCACCTTGCTCTATTGTAATACTCGATTTATTTCCAATTAAAAAATTGTTAGAAGTAGAGCCCAAAGTTCCCAATACTAAAGTAGTACCTGATTTGACCGTTAATGTAAAAATAGAATTTCCACCTATACTTGTAACACCTCCTATTGTGGTAGTCCCGGAAGCAATGGTCAAGCTACCCGACGCATCAACTGCTGAAAAGTCATAATTTGATCCCCCAGGCTGATCGGTTACGTCCTGATTAAAGGTATAGTTTCCTGTACTAATGGTTAAATTTTGATCAAGAGTAAGAGGATTATTAACGGTAACATTTGTGCTGCTGGCAGGAACACCGCTAGGTGCCCATGTGTTAGTTGTTGACCAAATGTAGGCTACTCCTGATGTAGTAGTTTGTCCAGTTATTTTTGTAGAAAAAACAAATAAAAACAGTACCCCAAAAATCACTTTCTTAAATAAAAATAACCTCATAAAACCCAAATGATAAAATTAGACTTAACAAATCAACAATTAAATTAAAACACTTAAAATCAGACACAAAAACAAAATCGTTAACTTACATTATTCATCGCTAATCAGCTATTTTTTACAAATTACGTCAGCTATTTACATTGTAAACCACTATCATAAATAGATTTAAGTACCTTTATGGCTGAGAATTTTAAATTTAATTTGGAATAGTCTAAAATGAAAGACGTATTTACCATCAAAGAAGCCATTCAAAAAATAGAACATTATTGTGCTTATCAGGAAAGGTGTCATCAGGAAGTGGAGCAAAAATTGCGAAACATGAAAATGGATTCAGATGAAATAGACCATATTATTGCCCATCTTATCAACGAAAATTTTCTAAACGAAGAACGTTTTGCCTGTAGTTTTGCCCGAGGAAAACATCGAATCAAACATTGGGGAAAGATCCGAATTACCAATGAATTAAAATTCAGAGGTATCAATCAAACCTTAATTAATATTGCTTTAAAAGAAATTAGTCAAGAAGAATATTATAGCACTTTTGATACTTTGGCAAATAGAAATTGGGAATCCATTATGGAAAAAAATGCTTTGAAGAAAAGAAAGAAATTTTGCGATTTTATGCTTAGACGTGGATTTGAGAGTAATTTGATTTATGATAAAGTTTGCGAATTAGAAAACAATAATACCAAATAATGCAGTATTCAAAAACTATTTTTTGAGAAATAAAAAAGACCAATACCGAAAAAACAGTATTGGTCTTTTTTGTAGTTTTTTACCCAAAAAGCATACTCGCTACATCTTCAATTTTAGCTACTAATTCAATTTTGATTCCTGTGTTTTTCAAGGCTATTTTATTGTATTTGGATACAAAAATGGTAGAAAATCCTAATTTTTCGGCTTCCTGAATGCGTTGGTCCACACGGTTTACTGGACGAATTTCACCCGAAAGTCCGACTTCGCCAGCAAAACAAAAATCTTTGTTCACGGGAATATCTTCATTCGATGATAAAATAGCAGCTACAACAGCCAAATCAATCGCAGGATCATCCACTGAAATGCCTCCGGTAACGTTTAGGAAAACGTCTTTGGCGCCAAGTCTGAAACCGGCTCTTTTTTCTAAAACGGCCAAAATCATATTCAGTCTTTTGGCATTATAACCGGTGGTGCTGCGTTGTGGAGTTCCATAAACTGCCGTGCTGACTAAGGATTGGATTTCAATCATCAGTGGGCGCATGCCTTCTAATGTGGTGGCAATAGCGGTTCCTGATAATTCTTCGTCTTTGTGCGAAATCAATATTTCCGACGGATTGGAAACTTCTCTTAGTCCGCTACCCAGCATTTCGTAAATACCAATTTCGGCAGTAGAACCAAAACGGTTTTTTAACGAGCGTAGGATTCGATACACATGATTTCGATCACCTTCAAATTGCAGTACGGTATCGACCATGTGTTCCAGTATTTTTGGTCCGGCAATGTTTCCGTCTTTGGTAATATGACCAATTAAAATCACAGGAATATTAGTTTCTTTGGCAAACTTAATTAGTTCGGCAGTAGTCTCCCTGATTTGCGAAATGCTTCCCGCTGTTGATTCAATATAATCAGTATGCAGGGTTTGAATCGAATCGATAATCACGATTTCCGGTTCAATGGCTTCGATTTGTTTGAAGATATTTTGCGTTTTGGTTTCGGTCAGAATGTAGCAGTTATCGCTTGAAGGTGTAATTCTTTCGGCGCGCATTTTTATTTGTTTCTGACTTTCTTCGCCTGAAACATATAAGGTTTTATATGGTAGTTTTAAGGATATTTGGAGTAAAAGCGTACTTTTCCCTATTCCCGGTTCGCCGCCCAGAAGTGTGAGTGAACCCGGTACGATACCGCCACCCAAAACGCGATTCAATTCGGTATCAGTGGTGTCCATACGGATTTCCTGAGTCGAATCGATTTCGGTAATTCTTAAAGGTTTTGGTGCTCTGTTGCTTGGTGTAGGTTCGCTTTTCCAGGCAACTTTATCTTGTTTTTGAATGATTTCTTCGGCAATGGTATTCCATTCTTTACAGGCGTTGCATTGACCTTGCCATTTGGCGTAAGATGTTCC
Protein-coding sequences here:
- a CDS encoding Ig-like domain-containing protein gives rise to the protein MKLILPKKSFFIFLIVLLFSFEGFSQTTGDYRSAGTGNWITLASWEYYNGSAWVTPTTTQGYPGQISSPAKPTTGAVLIQAGHAITMGTSSLSTSSIGSLTINGTLNLSAGSSGSTFSINTPLLVVTPGLTPYAQINFDNKVTLNLPANVSMQVSTGGLPTPGDGTCTANIQISIGSTPYAYCTGNGQATHFDDIMANGGYNILDAVTATSVCNSGTSTISASVKPTPTESTTYNLYSSSTGGVSLSSVTSSVSPYSTSSLITPSISSTTTFYVEAVTGTRITARKAVAVTVTNTAAPTGTATQSFCSGATVSNLSATGSGIKWYSASTGGSALASTTVLTNGTHYYASQTLNSCESATRLDVTAIISSVSVTPTSINGTTTICNGSSTTLTLGGGTAGTGAVAKWYSGSCGGTLVGSGNSVTVSPTATTTYYVRYEGSCNTTSCASTTVTVNPVLNAGAIATTGETICSNTVPSTTIGSTTAVSGGDGNYTYQWQYSPSSTFANNVTTVVSNTATYTPTQTLTQTTYYRRQVKDVTCNTYTSSSNVWTVTVNPVSVGGTVSGSTAVCSGTNSTTLTLSGHTGNVVRWESSLDNFATAGTTIANTTTILTATNLNATISYRAVVQSGSCTIVNSTIATITVTSVSTPTAGTPTNPSCKVPTGSVQLNGLPNSGTIVQTGERDDNIEITGGGLQTITGLVPGTYYFAVTNGGCTSATVSVIIIAPTTNTWSTASLPTGSWSNGTPTINQRLVFASDYTNVNDVDIEGCSCQVTGSTAVTIKSGRTLKIENGVEVQPNATLTFENNASLVQINDNAVNSGNIRYHRHTDYVKRYDFTYWSSPVVGQTLKALSPNTLYDKYYSYNPNTGWVISYNGAATMLKGNGYIIRAPQTFSITVPAIDTNPVFIGEPNNGVVTLASLAGNKVHLLGNPYPSAIDADKFIAANSTSLEGTLYFWTHNTSPSKDIAGNAIYNYTTNDYVTYNKTGGVNLASGKIAAGQGFFAPATASGGTVVFNNAMRYTEGQPNYDNSQFYKFSTTSKATSKTTTAEKSRIWLNLTNKEGAFKQTLIGYITGATNDYDRGFDGMSYDGNQFVDFYSVNNNVNLTIQGRPLPFVKQDSVALGYKSTIVGEFQISIDHTDGLLSSQNIFLEDKDLKILHNLKQGAYTFNTEKGVFKNRFVLRYVDKNAVEPVVETPIVDGAVAVSVQENQITVSSSEDLISKITVYDISGKIIYQKDNVSANDFVIQNLLSGQQVLLVSLVLENGKTTSTKIIY
- a CDS encoding beta strand repeat-containing protein, which produces MRLFLFKKVIFGVLFLFVFSTKITGQTTTSGVAYIWSTTNTWAPSGVPASSTNVTVNNPLTLDQNLTISTGNYTFNQDVTDQPGGSNYDFSAVDASGSLTIASGTTTIGGVTSIGGNSIFTLTVKSGTTLVLGTLGSTSNNFLIGNKSSITIEQGATLIVYGNIVNSNSTGNFTVNGLLQVYGDYITDNGNIDISGTTGQFYTTGAMTTQGNSSQIYGSSNNCASNCSGTSLGCGTSNPDTAYTATILPQSQTICSGGSISNLTFSTNAPSPTYEWQYSLTAGGTYTPISGATSSSYTPSALTVTTWYRVKYTSSASGCGTKYSAPIPVYVSASTYTQSTAGQTVCGGSFGPISVSAFGTGLTYQWYSNTTASNSGGSLISGAVSNVYTPSSAVSGTTYYYCVINSSCGIAFTTAVSGAFTVSLNSVTAASSSPNLCVNTLMTNITHTTTGATGIGTATGLPTGVTALWSSNTITISGTPTQSGTFNYSIPLSGGCGNVSATGTITVNAFPIITTQPVNQLDCEGASVKFKVIASGSGLTYTWQRKRPLDASFVTIVDVENYIENSSTNEIRILNAGSTQHPNGTQFQVIVSNGNCSVTSNVATLTVNEITNVSTGTNVIQCFGTNYSYTVTTSYPANVVSYQWKKSVTSGVWDDVINGGAYSGATSATLSITGGTPAESAEYRVYITFQSSGTDCNVASYTRTRKITFLPQLTTPVTSITQPTCSINTGTITVTVQSATDEYSFDNGVTYQTSNVKSGLAVGSYNVIIKNVAGCISSTTNCQIISETSTWNGTTWLNGNPDGSRDVIFEDDFNSIADIEACSCQITNGANVIINGTHTLKVTNAVNVVSGTLTFENNASLVQLNDTAVNTGNINYKRYTTPVRRYDFTYWSSPVAGQTLKNLSPNTLYDKYYGYNPDTGWVIYYNGTKIMDPGNGYLVRAPQNFSITAATIDYAPVFVGVPNNGVFNLSLLANKTYLFGNPYPSAIDADAFLDANMNVLEGTLYFWTHNTPPSNVAPGSQAYNYSANDYATYNRTGGVGTRVSTAKAANTGGVVPTGKIAASQGFFAPSSATGGTLIFNNGMRISGGVSGTNNSQFFKLSTTSKTATTNAITDKNRIWLNLTNNEGVFKQTLVGYIAGATNNYDTGFDGMSYDGNPFVDFYSVNNAVNLAIQARALPFVQQDSVPLGYKSTIKGDFQINIDHTDGILTSQNVFLEDKDLKVVHNLKKGAYTFSTEKGVFNNRFIMRYIDDNVSKKGITKETVSTGEVVVSVLNNVINVSSPKKLIAKISIYDVSGAIIYQKEEVLVNTFLIQNLNLAPQVMLVNVVLENGDTIATKIVY
- a CDS encoding regulatory protein RecX, with amino-acid sequence MKDVFTIKEAIQKIEHYCAYQERCHQEVEQKLRNMKMDSDEIDHIIAHLINENFLNEERFACSFARGKHRIKHWGKIRITNELKFRGINQTLINIALKEISQEEYYSTFDTLANRNWESIMEKNALKKRKKFCDFMLRRGFESNLIYDKVCELENNNTK
- the radA gene encoding DNA repair protein RadA, producing MSKVKTSFFCQNCGTSYAKWQGQCNACKEWNTIAEEIIQKQDKVAWKSEPTPSNRAPKPLRITEIDSTQEIRMDTTDTELNRVLGGGIVPGSLTLLGGEPGIGKSTLLLQISLKLPYKTLYVSGEESQKQIKMRAERITPSSDNCYILTETKTQNIFKQIEAIEPEIVIIDSIQTLHTDYIESTAGSISQIRETTAELIKFAKETNIPVILIGHITKDGNIAGPKILEHMVDTVLQFEGDRNHVYRILRSLKNRFGSTAEIGIYEMLGSGLREVSNPSEILISHKDEELSGTAIATTLEGMRPLMIEIQSLVSTAVYGTPQRSTTGYNAKRLNMILAVLEKRAGFRLGAKDVFLNVTGGISVDDPAIDLAVVAAILSSNEDIPVNKDFCFAGEVGLSGEIRPVNRVDQRIQEAEKLGFSTIFVSKYNKIALKNTGIKIELVAKIEDVASMLFG